In Pochonia chlamydosporia 170 chromosome Unknown PCv3seq00008, whole genome shotgun sequence, the following proteins share a genomic window:
- a CDS encoding beta-lactamase-like protein (similar to Metarhizium robertsii ARSEF 23 XP_007822763.1): MAKPDNETAVQDDKGGYRQINKALNICVFEDYLDSQRERLPVLADVEQLTPRVLRVLGQNPGKFTYQGTNTYIVGTGKQRLMIDTGGGELAWAELIESTLKSMDISLSHVLLTHWHGDHTGGVPDLLRLYPYLKDEIYKNDPNGTQQDITDNQIFAVEGATVRAIHVPGHSEDHMCFILEEEMAMFTGDNILGHGTSVVEDLGTFMASMHRMAGEACNIGYSAHGVTITDLPAKISTELDSRYRRERQVLNALKRLHSHGQKSASVGDVVMQIYGTAVTKETRELALEPFINEVLCKLAGDLKIAFQIRGGTKKWYSIESVKSHPQLHTLGTSGPRLMDVYAG, translated from the exons ATGGCAAAGCCTGATAACGAGACGGCTGTCCAAGATGACAAGGGCGGATACCGCCAAATCAACAAGGCACTGAATATTTGCGTGTTCGAAGACTATCTCGACAGCCAAAGGGAAAGGCTACCAGTTTTGGCTGATGTTGAGCAACTTACACCGCGAGTACTCCGTGTGCTTGGCCAAAACCCTGGCAAG TTTACATATCAAGGTACAAACACATACATCGTTGGTACAGGGAAGCAGAGGTTGATGATTGacactggcggcggcgaacTGGCATGGGCTGAGCTAATTGAGTCTACGCTCAAGTCCATGGACATAAGCCTCTCTCATGTCTTATTGACTCACTGGCACGGCGACCATACCGGGGGTGTGCCCGACCTTCTACGTCTCTACCCATACCTCAAAGATGAAATTTACAAGAACGACCCCAACGGTACTCAACAAGATATTACGGACAACCAGATCTTCGCTGTTGAAGGCGCAACAGTGCGCGCTATACATGTGCCAGGTCACTCGGAAGATCACATGTGTTTCATTCTTGAAGAGGAGATGGCGATGTTCACCGGTGACAatattcttggccatggtaCTAGCGTCGTGGAAGACTTAGGAACATTCATGGCTAGTATGCACCGTATGGCAGGGGAAGCCTGTAACATCGGCTACTCAGCTCATGGTGTTACCATCACAGATCTACCCGCCAAAATAAGTACCGAACTGGATAGTCGCTACAGACGTGAACGTCAAGTTTTAAATGCACTGAAGAGGCTGCACTCCCATGGCCAGAAGAGCGCATCTGTCGGCGACGTTGTGATGCAGATTTACGGGACGGCAGTGACCAAGGAGACGCGCGAGCTGGCACTTGAACCGTTTATCAATGAAGTCTTGTGCAAACTTGCTGGAGATCTAAAGATTGCTTTCCAGATTCGGGGAGGGACGAAAAAGTGGTATTCTATCGAGAGTGTAAAGTCACATCCCCAGCTCCACACTCTCGGGACATCTGGCCCTCGATTAATGGATGTTTATGCCGGGTAA
- a CDS encoding multicopper oxidase (similar to Colletotrichum graminicola M1.001 XP_008095469.1) — translation MASTSLWLFFSLVLQAVLAACTRHYDFTITWENGAPDGQVRKMFKINGQFPGPTMNLHEGDDVVVTVKNLSPQNTTLHFHGIEMIGTPWSDGTPGMSQNEIQPGGKFVYKWKATQHGSFWYHAHSHSQMADGLIGPIVIHPAANTPNPYHFITQNPKSLAAIERAEKNRIPLMLSDWRQLISSDEWASSSVTGVPTPCFDSMLLNGKGQVNCLTPEEQNKIIMPEQIGILSSIPGAKLTDKSCLPPEIIAAFGPPWGNPDLKAVPHHFFYGCNATKTPYLTFPITQRRAGDETWAMFDLIGGFSSQTAQVSLDEMSMYVVAADGNDIEPKLVNSVGISNGERYTVLVKLEKPRKYTLRISSTAPSFMVSTKATIDFQIRGQKQNPAPTDPWINETGQNLTANVVFFDPDKARPYPPQTPPKADVTYKLDMVVGKSASFWSMNETVLPENTENQPPLLLSPQPGRQDNHTVTTLGKTKWVDYIMFTPGFGPSHPIHVHGRHFYVLGRGSTNFTWNTIEEAAAAMPDAFNLVNPPIRDTYLTLGDAGSWLALRRPSDNPGVWLLHCHILSHIQGGQSMILQDGVDVLPPIPREYRTGKF, via the exons ATGGCGTCTACTTCCCTGTGGCTATTCTTTAGCCTTGTCTTACAAGCTGTGTTAGCAGCCTGTACTCGCCACTACGACTTCACCATCACCTGGGAGAATGGAGCTCCCGATGGCCAAGTTCGAAAAATGTTCAAGATTAATGGTCAATTTCCTGGTCCCACCATGAACCTCCACGAGggggatgatgttgttgtcaCAGTTAAGAACTTGTCACCACAGAACACCACCCTTCACTTCCATG GCATTGAAATGATTGGCACACCTTGGTCTGATGGAACACCAGGCATGTCTCAAAATGAAATTCAACCTGGTGGCAAATTTGTGTACAAGTGGAAAGCGACGCAACACGGTTCATTCTGGTATCACGCTCATAGTCATAGCCAGATGGCTGATGGCCTCATTGGACCTATTGTCATTCATCCAGCCGCCAATACGCCTAATCCTTATCATTTCATCACCCAAAATCCGAAATCTCTCGCGGCCATCGAGCGGGCTGAGAAGAACCGCATCCCTCTCATGCTCTCCGACTGGCGCCAGCTCATCTCTAGTGATGAATGGGCTTCTTCGAGCGTTACAGGCGTCCCAACTCCTTGCTTTGACTCTATGCTTCTCAACGGCAAGGGCCAGGTCAATTGCTTGACCCCGGAAGAGCAGAACAAAATCATCATGCCAGAGCAAATTGGCATCCTGAGTAGTATTCCTGGAGCCAAGCTCACCGATAAATC ATGTCTGCCCCCCGAGATTATCGCAGCATTTGGTCCTCCCTGGGGTAATCCGGACCTCAAGGCTGTTCCACACCACTTCTTTTACGGTTGCAATGCCACCAAGACTCCGTATCTCACATTTCCCATCACACAAAGAAGAGCTGGCGACGAGACCTGGGCAATGTTTGATCTCATTGGAGGATTCTCATCTCAGACTGCCCAAGTCTCTCTGGATGAAATGTCCATGtatgttgttgctgctgatggcAACGACATTGAGCCAAAGCTGGTCAACTCGGTTGGAATCAGCAACGGCGAACGATACACAGTTCTCGTGAAGCTGGAGAAACCTAGAAAGTACACATTGCGCATTTCTTCGACTGCGCCATCCTTCATGGTATCTACCAAAGCCACCATCGACTTCCAGATCCGTGGCCAGAAACAGAACCCTGCGCCTACCGATCCTTGGATCAACGAGACGGGTCAAAACTTGACTGCCAACGTCGTATTTTTTGACCCTGACAAGGCTCGCCCTTATCCGCCCCAGACCCCTCCCAAGGCTGATGTCACCTacaagttggacatggtTGTCGGTAAATCTGCCTCCTTCTGGTCCATGAATGAAACTGTCCTCCCAGAGAACACGGAAAACCAGCCGCCCTTGCTCCTGTCGCCACAGCCTGGTAGACAAGACAACCACACCGTCACCACTCTTGGCAAGACAAAATGGGTTGACTACATTATGTTCACACCAGGATTcggtccttctcatcctaTTCACGTTCACGGTAGACACTTCTATGTTCTTGGGCGTGGTTCTACCAATTTTACCTGGAATACCATTGAGGAGGCAGCCGCCGCTATGCCAGACGCGTTCAACCTTGTGAATCCACCGATCCGGGATACCTACCTTACGTTAGGGGATGCAGGGTCCTGGCTTGCTCTACGTCGACCAAGTGATAACCCAGGTGTTTGGTTGCTGCACTGTCATATTCTTAGCCATATTCAAGGTGGACAGTCCATGATTCTGCAAGATGGTGTGGATGTTTTGCCTCCCATCCCGAGGGAGTACCGCACAGGAAAATTTTAA
- a CDS encoding MFS transporter (similar to Aspergillus clavatus NRRL 1 XP_001269052.1) → MSDTKEIPVALSDTEIESVGSPTPPTPEGSDVASASKNDFEVDWDGPDDPNNPRNWSTPMRLAQIIPIGIFALNMTLAATMFAPGVEQLVQEFGITTSIISTMSLTIYVLGFGAGVVIAPLSELYGRLWLYHGSNMAWLAFSLGCAFSTNITSFLICRFLAGCAGSVPMTCGGGTVADLVPPKDRGKYMAVWGLGPQLGPIIGPIVGGFMSQAVGWRWTFRLLSILGGISLLVGAIILRETNEAILLKRKAAKLRQVSGNEAYTPASRVNKVGNLSAGRFLLRALIRPTKMLMLSPIVLSASLYNAFIFGLMFMLFDTFPQVFDSQYGFAPGVQGLVYVAFGVGTLLGMPILTKFSDKIMSRDGVRAAPERRLLLMLWFSPTIAIGFVWYGWSAEKQTHWIVPILGTLIIGFGSLFVMLITQIYLVDVFDAAAAASALSAVLITRTIAGAFLPFCGTPLYSRLGYGWGNSLLALILVVLYPIPLILYRYGKKLRDRFPVKL, encoded by the exons ATGTCAGATACGAAAGAAATACCTGTCGCTTTATCGGACACAGAGATAGAGAGTGTCGGTTcgccaactcctccaacaccagaagGCAGTGATGTCGCTTCTGCTAGCAAGAATGACTTTGAAGTCGATTGGGATGGGCCAGATGACCCAAACAACCCCAGAAACTGGTCAACACCCATGCGTCTTGCGCAAATTATCCCCATTGGCATTTTTGCCCTCAACATGACTCTGGCAGCTACCATGTTTGCGCCAGGAGTCGAGCAACTCGTACAAGAGTTCGGCATCACGACCAGCATCATCTCAACCATGTCCCTCACGATTTATGTTCTCGGTTTTGGCGCCGGCGTCGTAATTGCACCACTTTCGGAGCTATACGGCCGCCTGTGGTTGTACCACGGGTCGAATATGGCTTGGTTGGCCTTTTCACTCGGCTGTGCGTTTAGTACAAACATCACTTCATTTCTCATCTGCCGTTTCTTGGCTGGGTGCGCGGGTTCCGTGCCCATGACTTGTGGAGGAGGCACAGTCGCAGATCTGGTTCCTCCAAAGGATCGAGGCAAATACATGGCTGTTTGGGGCCTTGGTCCTCAGTTGGGACCTATCATTGGCCCTATTGTGGGAGGATTCATGTCTCAGGCTGTGGGTTGGCGATGGACATTTCGCTTACTTTCCATTCTT GGTGGCATCTCTCTTCTGGTTGGCGCGATAATTCTCCGAGAGACAAACGAAGCCATCCTGCTCAAGCGAAAGGCCGCAAAACTTCGCCAGGTCAGCGGCAATGAAGCATACACCCCAGCCTCTCGTGTCAACAAAGTTGGCAATTTATCCGCCGGCCGCTTCTTACTCCGCGCCCTCATTCGTCCGACCAAAATGCTCATGCTCTCGCCTATTGTGCTTTCCGCATCGCTATATAACGCCTTCATTTTCGGCCTCATGTTTATGCTGTTCGACACGTTCCCTCAGGTGTTTGACAGCCAGTACGGGTTCGCTCCTGGCGTCCAAGGCCTCGTATATGTGGCCTTTGGCGTGGGTACGTTGCTAGGAATGCCCATCTTGACTAAATTTAGCGACAAGATTATGAGCCGTGATGGAGTTAGAGCCGCGCCAGAACGACGTCTTCTGCTTATGCTCTGGTTTAGTCCAACTATCGCCATTGGTTTTGTATGGTATGGTTGGTCTGCTGAGAAACAGACGCACTGGATTGTGCCTATCCTCGGGACACTTATCATTGGGTTCGGCTCCTTGTTTGTCATGCTGATAACCCAAATCTACTTGGTGGATGTGTTtgacgctgctgccgctgcaTCAGCGTTGAGTGCGGTGCTTATTACTCGTACCATTGCTGGGGCTTTTTTGCCATTCTGCGGTACGCCTCTGTATTCTCGGCTCGGCTATGGCTGGGGTAATAGCTTATTGGCACTTATTCTGGTGGTACTCTATCCCATACCGCTGATACTATATCGTTATGGCAAGAAACTTCGAGATAGGTTTCCGGTCAAGCTGTAG